Below is a genomic region from Triticum dicoccoides isolate Atlit2015 ecotype Zavitan chromosome 5A, WEW_v2.0, whole genome shotgun sequence.
ATTCAGATTTTTACGCCAAATGGCGTAGAAATTATTTCATTATTCTATTACAATATCATCAAGAACAAGAGAATAAAAACTATTATCATGTTCGGGATTACGAAATCGCCCTTTATGGGTGTTTTAAGTAGAAATACCTTTTTTTTTTGCGTATTGCATGATACAGTCAATATAAATGGGTTCAAGAATATAAAATAGGACTATGAGACCCTAAAAAACGAATACAAGACTCAACAGGAAGAATAAGAAAGCCTAGAAGAATCTAAATATACGGAATCCTAAAAGACGACTGTGAATATGAAACCCTAGAAGACAAATATGGGATTTCAAAGAATGAATATAGGACTTTAGAGGAAGACTCGGAAGATGAATATAAGAGCCCATAAAGGATATATATGACCCAAGATGACGAATATGGAACTCTAGAGGAAGTCCCGGAAGACGAATATGGCAACCCCGAGGAATGCTCAGAGGACAAATAGATGACTTTAGAGGAAGACTCGGAGGACGAATACGAGAGCCTAGAGAAAGATTTCATAATAAAAAGAAGTTTTGATTGAGCATCGAGGAACGAAAGAATTTACTCCAAAATGCCAAACAGAAGTTGTTCATTTTCTGTTCGTTCTTCAAGAACTgcatattgccaagatcttcatccCTAAATTTGCTTGACAATAAGTCTACTAGGTGGTCTGCTCCGAGTAAAGTGAAAAGAAAGCCATACGGAAGTCCGGATATTTCGTGCGAATATTCATTTCCTGAAGGGGTAGATAAAATATTGAGCGGTTGTTTGATACCACTAGAAAGACAAAAAAAAAATAGATTCAAAGGAATCAAAAGAAGATGGGGAAAATGGGTCAATATTCAACAAAAAAAGCTCATGAGCAAAGAAAAGTACTTCATTTTTGTTTGCCCTACTGTCACATATGAAATTGCCAAAGGAAAAAATATAGCAATACTTTTCCTGCATGATCTCTTGCAAGAAAAAAAACCCAGCTTTGACTTGTCAATTTTATTTTTGATGCTAATAGCAAGTTAATTCTAAGAATTCCGCCAATATCAATTCCTTTATCCAAGGCGAAGAGTGAATCACTTAGCCAATATGAAGAAGCTCTTAGCACTTTGTTGAATCAAAATAAAGAATACCACTCTTTGATGATTTTGTTGGCATCAAACTGCCCTCGAATTAGTTTATTCAAGAACGGGAAACATCCCAATGTGATAAAAAAGAATCTAATCCTAGAATGCTTCTATTTTGCTTCATCTTACCATTTACTACTCCCTTCGGTTAAAGTTGTACTAAGTCAGCGGcaattaatatggatcgaaggGAGTATTACCTAATCAGATCCTGTAGAAagaaattgttccttgacaatttgAAACAAATCTTCCAGGTAGATCAAGGACTTATATACACTTTAATAAATGTTGAAAATAAAAGGATTTCTAATTTTGATAATAACGTAATGTTGGATCCATCTCTTTTAAATATATAATTGCGACTTTGTCCAAATTTcgaatttttgatagtaacataatcaTGTTCCGCCTGTGTCTCGAAAATGCTTTTTTGTTAGTTTACGTGAGAAAGTTTACAAAAAAAGATTAGTTTGCATGTGAGAGTAATAATGGAGTAATAATGAGACAAAGCCCGAACCACTGAGCGTCGACACAAGCTTCTGGCCCGTGCTGGAGTCCTCGATATTTTGGCGGGTTATGAAAGAAGCCCTCCGTCTCCACGTCCGCGTGCTCACTGCGTCGCTCCACGTAGAGGGTAAATTCACGGCCGAGAGCCGCTCACGACGTGGGCACCGTCGCGGCCACCGCGCCCAGCTCGTCACGGGTTGGCTTACCCGTAGGACGGCCTATAAATTGTGGCCACTTACTCCGAACAATACAGCAACAAACACTCGGCGAGAAATCAAACAGCAGCTAGCAATCATCTAGCCGGTTCATCGCTTGTCGCAGCATCTTCTTGCGTCCTTCGTGCACCTTCCGCGGCTGCCTAATGGCGACTATGATGGCGATGAGCTCCTTCGCCGGTGCCGCCGTCCTGCCTCGTGGCTCAGCTGGCCGCTTCGGCGCCCGCTCTCTGCCAGCGCTGGGCCGACGCGCCCTTGTCGTCAGGGCACAAACCGAGGGCCCGAGCGCACCACCGCCAAACAAACGCAAGGTATGCATGCCATGCCATATCGGCAGCACGGCGCCGTAGCTAAACTCAGTCCAGTGGCAAAGTTTCTGATATTTGTTCCTGGCACAGGCGAGCACCTCGATCTGGGACGCGATGGCGTTCAGCGGCCCTGCGCCGGAGCGCATCAACGGACGCCTTGCCATGGTGGGCTTCGTGACGGCGCTCGCGGTGGAGGCAGGCCGCGGCGACGGGCTCCTCTCGCAACTCGGCAGCGGCACCGGGCAGGCGTGGTTCGCCTACACTGTGGCGGTGCTGTCCATGGCGTCCTTGGTGCCGTTGCTCCAGGGCGAGAGTGCTGAGAGCAGAGCCGGCGCCATCATGAACGCCAACGCGGAGCTCTGGAACGGCCGCTTCGCCATGCTCGGCCTCGTCGCTCTTGCGGCCACCGAGATCATCACGGGCGCGCCCTTCATCAACGTGTAGACTAAACGTAAACAACTTTGTTGTCGACCAGATAGCACAACCTGTACTTAGCTAGTAGGACATGTAAATGATGAGAACTGATCATCCTCGTATTCTTTGTAGTACTACTAATGAAAGATACTCGATCATGAGTAGTTTTAACGTCCCTCTTACCTCCTCTTTTTACGCTTACCACCTAAGATGTTAAAATTGCTTGTTCAAGGCGGCCGGAAAATTGGTTACTTGGGAAGGCCAAAACATCACAGCTATGGGCCGCACGGCCCTTGTCAAATCAGTCCTTTGCTCCCAAGCGGTGTTCTCAGTCACACCGCTCATCGTGCCTAAAGGCACTCTTCATAGTCTGACCAAGCTTGAACGGGCTTTTCTCTGGTCAGGTGCTGACAAGACTACGGGAGCCAAGTGCAAAGTGAAATGGGACACAGTTTGTAGGCCCAAGGAGTATGGTGGCTTGGgggtgcttaactctgaaaaatttGCGCGTGCCCTTCGCCTTAGGTGGCCTTGGTTCGAATGGAAGGAGCCCCACAGACTGTGGGTTGGTTATGGCAACCCCTGTTCGGAGGATGATCTCAGCTTCTTTTATGCATCCACCACCATTACTCTGGGAAATGGAGCCAAAACGCCTTTCTGGGATTCTCCTTGGCTCCTTGGCCGTATGCCCAAAGAGATCGCCCCACACATCTATGAGGCCTCCAGGAGAAAGAACTGGAAGGTTAGGGAGGCTATTAGAGGGAACGCTTGGATCTTCAAAATCATCTACAACACCGTCATCACCGGAGATCACATTCGTGAGTTTTTCACTCTTTCGATGCTTCTGGATGACGTCCATCTTGATGAGCATCGGGAGGACGACATCACCTGGAAGCATTCCAATGATGGTGTGTACTCGACAGCCAGTGCTTATAAAGCTCAATTTCTTGGGTTAACCTTGTCACCAATGGATCGCATGGTCTGGAAAGTTTGGGCTCCTCCGAAGATCAAATTCTTTGCCTGGTTGGCTATCCAAGATAGGATCTGGACTGCGGACCGCCTGGAGAGGCGCGGGTGGGCCAACTGCGGTCTGTGCCCTCTTTGTTCTAGGGAGCAGGAAACAGGTGCTCATCTTCTCTTCAAGTGCCGCTTCACTATTCGGCTTTGGAGGTCTCTCGCGGCCAAGCTCGGTCTTCATCACATTGAGACCTCCAGGTGGCATCTTCATGGCTCCGTCCTAGATTGGTGGGAGGATGGTACTGGGAGCCACGTCCCCAACAGGAGTGCCCTGGCCTCCCTAACCCTCCTTGTCTCCTGGACCATCTGGAATGAACGTAATGCTAGGGTGTTCCGACACAAAAGTGCTCCGCCGCCTATTCTTCTTAACACAATCCTGGAGGAGGCCAAGCTTTGGGTTACAGCTGGAGCAAAGAAACTAGGGCGTATTGTATATCGAGAGTAGTCCGCATGCCGTGCTTAAGGTGGTTGTTGTAACACTCTTATCTACTCTCTCTtatttaatcgatgaggcaaatcttttgcctccgtttcgaaaaaaaaaattgcTTGTTCATATGTTACCAGGAGCTGAATTGTTTGTCATCCAAAATCTTCTTAAAAATGAGAGCTGGGTTGGGATGTAATAGGCGTACAAAGGTACCTTGTCGATATCAGAAATGATATTATACGGTTGGATTCGATAAAAATGCTCGATAGTCACTTGTAGGATGCTTGGCTCATCCCGCGTCCTAAAATTCAGAGGTGAGTCTTAAACTTCACTTTGCTATTGTACCACTTGCACAAACTTGATCTTACAATTAACTAGTACATTTCATGCACACTATGATTTAGCAATTAATACGACCATTTGAATTTTATATATCCTTCTATTTTTCAGGATAATTCGGGTTTGTTGCCGAAAGCAAAGAAATCGTTTCGTCATTCCAGTACAATATCATcatgaacaatagagaaaacttgtaTCCTGGATTTATATTGAAATCCCCTTTTGTTGGTGTTTTGCGTAGAAATACTATTTTTTTTTTCTTATTGCATAATGTTATTGTAAATACAAAATGGATTCAGAAATTTTAAATTTAGAAAATAGGACCCTGGAGGATGAATATATGACTAGAGAGGAAGACTCAGAGGAGGATTAGGAGATGGTAAATGATGAATATACAAGACCCAACATGACGAATATGAAACCCAAGAAGAATATAAATGCGTGGAATCCTAAAGGACGAGTGTGAATATGAAACTCTAGAAGACAAATATGGGATCCCAGTGAACGAGTATAGGACTTTATAGGAAGATTCAGACGAGTTATATGAGAGCCCATAGAGCAAATATATGACCCAAGAGGACGAATATGAAACTCTAAAGGAAGAAGAAAAGTATGCCAACCCCGAGGAAAGGTAGAAGGACAAATATGGGACTTTAGAGGAAAACTTGGAGGACGAATACGATAGCCCATCGAAAGATTCCATCATAAAAGCAATGTTTGATTGAGCACCGAGGAACAAAAGAATTTAGTCTAAGGTGCAAAAACAATTTGACCTTTTTCTATTCGTTCTTCAAGAACTGTATATCTGGGCAAGATCTTCATTCCCAAAGTTACTTGACAATTGACAATAGTATAATTGGAGTGGATACACAACCTAGAACAAAAATACGAGAAGTCTACTAGGTAGACTGGTCCGAGTGAAGAGAAAAGAAAGCCATACGAAACTCATAGTATTTTATGGAAATATTCATATTCTTGAGGAGATAGATAAAATATTAGGTGGTTGTTTGATACCTCTAGAAAGACAAAAAAATAGATTCAAAGGAATCgaaagaagagaaaaaaaatcgGTCAACATTCAACAGGAAAAAAAATCAGGAGCAAGGAAAattattttgtttctgttttcccTACAACCGCATATGATATGGATGAAGGAAGAAATTTAGCAACACTTTTCCCGCATGATCTTTTGCAAGAAGAACATAAGCCCCAAGTTTGCGAATATCCAATTCTGAGCCCGGACTCATTTGCACCCGGTTAAGAAATaattcataaaaaattcaaaaaaatccaatttttttgtgcatggtagataatttgGTGCGTGAGGTGCGCTCCAAATTTCAGAGCATTTCGACAtttgagtagctctcagcaaaaaagataaATTGGGTCAGAACAGTATACAAACAGTACACTATTTAGCAGACcctaaatttgtcttttttgtcgaGAGCTACTCCGAAAAATTGGACCGGACATCATGCACAtcatgaatttttctagtattttttgattttttttattcagCGCAGGTGCAGATGCTCCTGGGAGCCAAAACGCCTCACTCCCAAGTTTGACTTGTCAATTTTACTTCTCATGCTAATAGCAAGTTAACTCTAAGAATTCTGCCAATATCAGTCCCTTTATTCCAAGGCGGAGAGTGAATCACTTAGCCAACATGAAGAAGCTATTA
It encodes:
- the LOC119301657 gene encoding low molecular mass early light-inducible protein HV90, chloroplastic-like, which gives rise to MATMMAMSSFAGAAVLPRGSAGRFGARSLPALGRRALVVRAQTEGPSAPPPNKRKASTSIWDAMAFSGPAPERINGRLAMVGFVTALAVEAGRGDGLLSQLGSGTGQAWFAYTVAVLSMASLVPLLQGESAESRAGAIMNANAELWNGRFAMLGLVALAATEIITGAPFINV